TATGAGATTCCGGGCCTGGCCCGGTACCGGGCCAACTATTTCATGCAGAAGAACGGGCTTTCCGCCGTATTTCGTGAAATTCCCTCCGATATTCTGACCGCGGAGCAGCTGGGGTTGCCTTCGGTGATCTCAAAACTGGCGGATCTGCCCCGGGGACTGGTGCTGGTCACCGGCCCCACGGGATCCGGTAAATCCACCACCCTGGCCGCGATTATCGACCAGGCCAACCGATCCAGAAAAGATCATATTATCACGGTGGAAGATCCCATCGAGTTTGTTCACAAAAGCCAGAGCTGTATTGTGAACCACCGGGAGGTGGGGACCCATACCGATACCTTTTCCGCCGCCTTGAGAGGCGCCCTGCGTGAGGACCCGGATATCATCCTGGTGGGGGAGCTGCGGGATCTGGAAACCATTTCTCTGGCCATTGAAGCGGCTTCCACCGGCCATCTGGTTTTCGGCACCCTGCATACGTCCAGTGCGGCGAAAACCGTGGACCGGATCATTGAAGTGTTTCCTTCCTCGGAACAGGCCCAGATCCGTTCCACCCTGTCCGACGGGCTCAGGGCCGTGGTGGCCCAGGTGTTGTTCAAACGCATTGACAAAAAAGGGCGGTGTGCGGCCCTGGAAATCCTGGTGGCCACCCCGGCAGTGCGGAATCTCATCCGGGAGTCCAAAACCCATCAGATTCCTTCCATGATCCAGACGGGGAAACAATACGGCATGCAGCTGCTGGACGACTCCATCATGACATTGTACAAAAAAGGGTGGATCAGCCCGGATGAAGCCTACAGCAAAGCGAACAACAAAAGTATTTTCCGCCCCTTTCTCAAAACGCCGCCCACGGATTTTACCGAAGCCTGATGTGCGAACATTGACAGGAGAATCATGAAAAAGCAGCAGGTCGATCAGATCTTATCCAGAATGCTGACAGCCCACCCCAATGTGTCCGATCTGAACCTGACACCGGGAAAGCCGCTTCAGGTGGAAAGTTCAGGCAAATTGACACGGGTGCAAATGGATCCGGATTTTGAGCGATTGACCCCGTTCCAGACGGAAATCATCGCTTTGAACCTGATCCACAATGACCGGAAACTGACTGAAACCCTTCTGAGAGAAGGGTCCTGCGATCTGTCCTACCAGCTGGGCACCCAGGCCAGATTCCGGGTGAACATCTTTTCACGGTCGGGCAAATATGCCATTATTCTGCGGAAGCTGGAAACCCAAATTCCCACCATTGAAGATCTGAATCTGCCGGACCCTTTTTTCAAGATGGCCGAGGAAAAAAACGGGATCATCTTTGTGACCGGCGGCACGGGCTCCGGAAAATCCACCTCTCTGGCGGCCCTGCTGGACCGGATCAACGACACCCAGGCCGTGCATGTGATCACCCTGGAAGACCCCATCGAATACCAGCATCCCCAGAAACAGTCCACGTTCAATCAACGGGAACTGGGCATGGATTTCGACACGTTCGCCTCAGGGCTTCGGGCGGCCCTGCGCCAGGCCCCCAAAGTGATTCTGGTGGGAGAAATGCGGGACCGGGAAACCGTGGAGATCGGACTGTCTGCCGCGGAAACCGGCCATCTGGTATTGTCCACCCTGCATACCGTGGATGCCGGACAGACCATCAACCGGATTCTGGGCATGTTTTCCACCCAGGAGGAAAAGCAGATCCGCGTCCGCCTGGCAGACACGCTCAGATGGGTGGTGGCCCAGCGGCTGCTGCCCAAAACCGGCGGCGGACGGGTGGCGGCGTTTGAAATCATGGCCAGCAACCTGCGGGTGAGAGATTCTATCCTCAACGGGGAATCCGAAGGCAAAACCTTCAATGAGATCATCATGGCCGGTAAACACCAGGGGATGGTGACATTTGACGAGTATATCGTGACCCTTTTCCGGGAGGGCAAAATTGATGAATCCGTTGCCATGGCCTATGCCTCCAGAAAAGACATGGTGGGCCGGGGGCTGGACAGCATTAAAAGCGCCCGGGGAGAATCCACCACCCAGATCGACTCGCTGGAAATTGACCGGGGCTACAAAGGGGGCCCTGAATCATGAACATACAGTGCAAAAATTGTCATTCCCAGTTCAATATTCCGGATCATAAAATTCCCAAAGACAGGGATGCCGTCCTCAATTGTCCGAAATGCAAGGAAAAAATTATTATCCCGGCCCAAAAAAGCGGGACCGGGGCCTCTGTTGGGTCTGGTTCCGGACTCCGGCCGGAAACTGCGGTCCAGAATCAGCCCAGAACCCTGATTCTGGCCCTGGAAGGACCGTTTCTGCAACCGGCGGTGGCTGCGGCCGGGCAATTGGGATATACCGTGGAAACTGCGCCAAACAAGGCTGAAGCCATTAAAAAAATGGCCTATCATGTGTATCCGCTGATCATGCTGGAAGACCGGTTCGATCCGGATGGCGACATTGTTTCAGCGCACATGGACACCCTGGACATGTCCGTGCGGCGATCGATCTGTCTGGTGCTGATGGGCAGCTCCTTTACAACGGGTGATCCCATGACGGCATTGCATGCCAGTGTCAACGGTGTGGTCGGCCCGGACAACCTGTCACAGATGCCTGGGGTTCTGTCCCAGATGATCCAGGCCCATACCGATTTTTACCGGGTGTACATGGATTCCATGAAAGCAGCGGGCAAGGCCTGATATCTTTTATGACGATAGAATGGTATGAATCCGTTGGAATCCGGGAACGGTTGAAACGGACGGTTTCCTTTTTAAACATCAGCGTGATGATTTTGTCCGTGATGCTGATATTTTCCGAATATCGGTTTGGGTGGGGGGAGCAGGTTCTGGGCCGGTTTCTGGCCGCCATCAATCAAACCCGGCCTGAAAAGGGCGCGGTGTGGGAGCTGGGCCGGGACACCCTGACGGCCCACGAAACCGTGAGCCAGCTGATCGACCGGAAAAGCGATACCAAAGCGTTCGCCCACCGTGCCGATTCTTTTTCCGGTATTGTCCATCATCTGTTGCCCGGAGAATGGGTCACGCTGGACAAGTCGCATTTCAAAGACCTGTATCGGACCCTGCCGTTAACCCATGCCAGGCAGATCCTGGAGCCGGCCCGTCTCATCTGGCTGCTCAACGGCGATGTCACGGACCGCATTTTTTGTGAAGGCCTGAAAAACGGGATAAAGATCTATTTCATCAACACGGGAAACCGGGTGATCCACCAGATTGAACTCACACAGGATGCCCTGACGGCCATCACGGAAAAAAAATATCTGAAACCAGGCACGCTGGAGGCATTTGATGAATTTTCAGGCCGCATTTATCCGGTAAACCGGTTTTTTGATGCCGTATTCAAGCTGCCCGCAGAAATGATTCCGGACCTGTTGCCGGATACGGATCTGCTCCTGGATCAGGAAGGCGTCATTTCCCGGGTGGGGATCTGGAACGAAGCGGAAGACGGATTCATTCGGCTGGGCTTTGAATTCCGTCACCAGACCGGGGTCCGGGTGCTGTTTGTCAATGCCAGGGAGTGGACCGTATGGCAGCTGGGCCTGATCCTCAAAGGGGCCCATTCATGAAAGGCATTTTAAGCATATGGAGGGCGGCGCGCCTGGTCTTTTTTACAGGTCTCATCCTGGTTTGTACGGGTATTTTTTTGCTCACCCTCCTGATACTGTATACGGCCTCGGATCTGCCCCGGCTGCCGGAAGATCTGAGCCGGATCATTGAAACCCCCCAGAGCCTTGTGTACAATGCCTCCGGCCAGGTGGTGCTGCGTCTGGGCGAGCGGGAAAGCGTTCCTTTGAACCGGGTGTCTCCTGATTTCATCAATGCCATTGTGGCCACGGAAGACCACCGGTTTTTTCAGCATCACGGCATCAACAAGCTTCGAACGGCAAAGGCTTTGTATGTCACCCTGTTTGAACCCGGCCGGGTGGAGGGGGCCTCCACCATTACCCAGCAGCTGGCCAAAAATCTGTTTTTTTCCTTTGAACAGTCGTTTTCCAGAAAATTCAGGGAGCTTTTGGTATCGTTTCAGATCGAGGTCACCCATTCCAAGGCGGAAATCCTGGAAGTCTATATCAATCAGATTCATTTCGGTGCCGGTGCCCAGGGCATTGAAAAAGCGGCGGACACGTTTTTCGGAAAATCAGCCCGGGATTTGACCCTGTCCGAGGCAGCGCTTTTGGCAGGCCTGCCCAAATCCCCCACGGCCTATAACCCGTTTCGTCATATGGACCGGGCCCTGAAACGAAGACAATTGGTGTTGCAGCGCATGAAGGACACGGGGTATATCTCTGAAGATCAGGCGGCCCTGGCGGCATCGGACATACCGGAACTCAACCGGGAGAAAAAAGATGCCCGAAGCGGGAGTTATTTTCTGGATGCACTGGTCAAGTCGCTGATCGATGTCTATGGCGAAAATGTGGTGTACAACGGCGGCATCCGTGTCTATGCCACCCTGGATCCCCGGCTCCAGGACCTGGCAAAGCTCTCGTTGCGGCAGGGCCTGGATCGGCTGGATCAGGAAATGGGCATTTCAGGTGAAAAACCGTCCCGGCCCCAGGGGGCACTGGTGGCCATTGAACCGGCCACGGGTGCCGTGCGGGCCATGGTGGGGGGGCGTGATTATTTTGACAGTGAATTCAACCGGGCCACCCATGCCCGGCGTCAGGCCGGTAGCGGATTTAAACCGTTTGTCTATTATGCGGCATTTGAAAAAGACGGGCTGCACCCGGGCACCCTGATGACCGATCAATCCGTGACCATTCCCGTGACAGGAGCCCCGGACTGGCAGCCGCGAAATTTTGAACGCAGATTTCAGGGAAATATGGTGTTGAAAACCGCACTGACCCGGTCCGTGAATACCGTTGCGGCCCAGCTGGTTCAACGCACCGGGCCGGATGCCGTGATTGATACGGCCAGAAGATGCGGCATCAACAGCCCGATGCAGGATGTCTTTTCCATTGCCCTGGGCACTGCCGATGTCACGCCGCTGGAAATGACGGCCGCATTTTCCGTGTTTGCCAACTCAGGGATCCGGCATGATCCGTTTTTGTTCTGGCGGGTGGAGGACGCCTTTGGCCGGGTTCTGTTCGAACACATTGTTCAGGACCAGCCCGTGCTGGACCCGGCCATCGCCTACCAGGTGGTGGATATGATGAAAGCAGTGGTGGACACCGGTTCCGGCCGAAGGGTCCGGGACCATGGGTTCACCCGGTCCTGTGCCGGAAAAACAGGCACTTCCAACAATTTCATGGATGCCTGGTTTACCGGATTCACCCCGACCTTATGCACTTCCGTATGGGTCGGATTTGACAAGCGGGACCCGCTGCGGGACAAAAACGGGGCCGGAATTACCGGCGGCAGGGGCGCGGCCCCGATTTGGGCCCGGTTCATGCAACAGGCACTGGCGGATGAACCGGAAAGGAATTTTCCGGTGCCAAGGGAGATCCGGTTTGAAAAAATAGATCCGGATACGGGGTGTCCCATGGATTCCCGGGATTCCCGCCCCGGAATTATTGTGGCTGTGAAACGAGGACAGGTTCTTTGTGGAGAAACCGTTCGGTGATCCCATGGTTGAGAAATATCAGTATCCGGCTCTGGCTGACCCTGATGGTGGCAGTGCCGGCCTGTTTTTATTTTTTGCCCTGGTTCAGTCAACTGAGTTCCCGTCCGTGGCAGGCGGGGTTTTTTATCGGTTTGACCGGTGTCTGTTTCGGTGTGATCAGTGCTTTGATGCATCTGGCCGGCGTCCGGATGATTCAAAAACGGATTCATGAGGCAAAAGTGTGGGAACAGGCCGGTATTCCGGCCCGGGCTGAAAAAAAATACCTTCAGGCGGTCCGGATCTATGATTCGTTTTTACCGTCTCCGGTCCGATCAAAAAAATTGACATTATTGATGACCCGGTCTCTGGCCCGGTTTGCACTGACATTTGACAGAAAATCCGATGCTTTCAGGCAGGCGGTCTGGGTATATCTGTCATTGGAACCCCATGATGATGCATTGGCGGCCCTGTGGCTGGAACAGCTGGCAAAAGATGACGAGGTGACAACCAGAGACCAGGCCCTGCTGACCCGTCTGGCTCAGACGCATCACAGAAATTCCGGATTGGTGCCGCTGCTGGCCCGGGTTTTTCTGGACACCGGGCGAATGGATTTCATTGCCAGACAAGTGTATGCAAAGGTGATGGAAGATCCTGATTTAAAGATCGATTTTCAGCAGGATATTCAAAGGCTGACAGGCACCCCGTTCCGGAAAAAGGCGGTCTATTCCGATGAGGCGATCCGGGAAGCATCCGGAAAACAAGCCATTTCAGGAAAAACAATCAGGCCATCCGTGCCTGTTGCCGGGATCCTGGAAAAAATCCGGCAGGCAGGGCGAAACCTGCGTTACCGCGTTGCCGGGGCCGGGTGGGCAGCGATTCCTTTTATAAACCCGCATGATGGGTCCGGCCGCTCCATTCAGGCCCGGTGGCGGTTTTATCTGAAAGCCGGCATCATAGGGGCGTTGTGCGCAGGAGCGCTCATGTTCATCTTTTATCCGGTGTTTTTTGTTGACGAGCCGGAACCCGTGGAAAAAACCAAAACCGTGATTGAAGAACGTGTGCCAAAACCCTTTACCATTCAGGTGGCGGCATATTTGAAAGAGAACCATGCCAGACAGTTTGTGGTGAATTTGACGCAAAAGGGTGTGGATGCAAGGATAAAGACAACCACGGGCGGCGGCAACACCTGGTATCTGATCCAGGTGTCTGAATTTGAAGACAGGCAAATGGCGGCTGCATACGGCAACCATTTGATATCAGAAAATATTATTGAAGAGTTTTTTGTGAGTAACAAAGACTGAAAAGGAGTGTCACCATGATCGTTGTTTCCAATGTCACCTATCCCCCGGAAAGCACCAAAGAGATTGCCAAACGGTACCTGACCGCCCCGCCTCTGCCGGATTTCATCACCAAAAAAGGGCCTTACATCTCGGCCAGCAAACGCACGGGCATGCATTCTTTGACCTATTATGAACTGGATAACAGCCGGCTGGCGGAAGGATTGCAGGCCATCGGGGACAGTCTGGCCATTTATTTCGGTGTGCCGGGATATCAGTATGAGATCAAACCTTATTTTGAACTTGAAGAGGGGTTGAGCATCCTGGGGCTGTAAGTCGGAACCATTTAGACAAACAGGCTTAAATTGGGAACAGACAGGGTTTTGGGGCAGGGAACAAACAGGTCGTCAATGCGCTGTTTCATCTCTTCCATGGTTTTGGCCTGGTTGATTTGTTTCAGCAGAAACAGGGAGAACTTGAAATTGGCGCAGAAATAGGGGGCGAATTTCTTGAACAGCTTCAGGTTGAAAGGAGCTGGATAGTGATGGTCCAGCAGGTCGAGCAGGCGCCGGGCCGTGGTGTGATAGATCGCTTCATCCACTTGCGCAGCATTCGTCCACCGGGCGAAAATCCAGGGTTGCGCCACAGCCATGCGGCCCAGTGACAGGCCCTGACATTTGGTTTGTGTCAGCATACGTATCCCATCTTCCATGGTGAAAACATTGCCGTTGCCAAAGACGGGGATGGCCACGGCCTGGTTCACCTTAGTGATGGCATCCCATCGGGGCGGCCGGTTGCGGCGGTCCGGCGCCACCCGGGGATGAAAGGTCAAAGCATCAGCCCCGGCATGTTCAAACCGTGAGGCCATGTCTGCGGCAAATTGCGGGTCATCCGCCCATCCCGTGCGGAATTTGACAAACACGGGAATGTCCACGGCCTGTCTGACGGCCGCCACAATGCGGACCGCCTGATCCGGGGTTTTCAGCAATGCGGCCCCGCACCCTTTTTTACAGATGGCCGCCACGGAACACCCGAAATTCAGGTCCACCCCGAAAAAGCCCTCTTTTTCGATGCGCCGGGCGGCCCGGGCCATGTCTGCCGGATCCGACCCAAAGATCTGGCACACCGTGGAGGGCAGTTCCCGCGTGCGCCAGCGAAACACCATGGATATGGCCGGGTTTTCATGGGGAACGGCTTTGGCCGAACACATACCCGTGAACAGCAGTGCGCATCCCCCCTGTTCTGCAATCAGTTCCCGGAACGCCACATGTCCGATGCCGGCCATGGGGGCCAGAACCATGCGGCCGTTGATGGTTTTGTCGCCGATGGCCAGCGGGGTTTTCAGGTATCGGGCCAGATCGGATGGGGTCATTGTCTGTTAAATTCCATGGTTTCGGGTCGATAAAGATGCGCAAGAACATAGTGAACGTGGGTGAAAATGTCAATCCCGGTGGATGAAATGACCTGTGCCGGGCGGCCTGCTGCCGATCGGCCCGGGCCTTTCCTGTGAATCCGGGTGAATTCCGATGTTTACGCGTCAGCTGAACATCCTGATTTTAATTAGCATTCTATTATAATCAATTAAGGTTGACTTTCATTAGGTGATCCCACTATAGATAGAGGTTGTGAAAACAATGGGTCAACCGGGTGTAAAAAAAAGGAGGGTCAGAATGAAAATATTGAAAATCGATCATCTGGGCATTGCCGTCAACAGCATTGACGGCCGGAAAAATTTTTGGACGGACGGGCTGGGGCTTTCTTTGGAAGGCACGGAAACCGTTGAAGAACAGAAGGTGACCACTGCGTTTCTGCCCGTGGGGGAAAGCGAGGTGGAGCTCCTGGAATCCACAGCCTCGGACGGGCCCATTGCCAAATACATCGAGAAAAAAGGCGAAGGCATCCAGCATGTGGCGTTTCAGGTGGAAAATATCGAAGAGGCCCTGGCCGAACTCAAGGAAAAAGGGATTCAGCTGATCGATCAAACCCCCAGAAAAGGGGCCGGCGGTGCCAAAATCGCGTTTCTGCACCCCAAAGCCACGGCCGGGGTGCTGGTGGAGTTGTGTGAACGGTAACAAAGAAAATAACCAACCCCTGACATAACCTGTGACAGACAAATCTGGAGGATAACCATGTCTCATCCGTCTGATATTCAAAAATGGGAAGCGCTGGCCGAAAAGGAACTGCGGGGAAAACCGCTGTCGTCTCTGACTAAAAAAACACCCGAAGGGATCGACATCAAACCCTTGTACACGGATCTGGACACCCAAGACCTGGCATGTGCCGGCACCCTGCCGGGATTCGATCCCTTTGTCCGGGGACCCAAAGCCACCATGTATGCAGGAAGGCCCTGGACCATCCGCCAGTATGCCGGGTTTTCCACGGCAAAGGAATCCAACGAATTTTACCGCAAAAACCTGGCCGCCGGCCAGAAAGGGCTGTCCGTGGCCTTTGACCTGGCCACCCACCGGGGCTATGATTCGGATCATCCCAGAGTGGCAGGCGATGTGGGCAAAGCCGGCGTGGCCATCGATTCCGTGGAAGACATGAAAATTTTGTTCGATCAAATCCCTTTGGACCAAATGTCCGTGTCCATGACCATGAACGGGGCCGTGCTGCCGATTCTGGCCGGGTATATCGTGGCGGCCGAAGAGCAGGGGGTCAGCCATGAGCAGCTCACGGGCACCATTCAAAACGACATTCTCAAGGAATATCTGACCCGCAACACCTATATCTATCCCCCGGAACCGTCCATGCGGATCATTTCCGACATCATCGGGTTCTGTTCGGATCATATGCCCAAATTCAACACCATCAGTATTTCCGGGTACCACATCATGGAAGCCGGGGCCGATTCCGTGCTCCAGACCGCCTTTACCCTGGCCGACGGGCTGGAATATGTCAAGGCGGCCCTGGCCACGGGCCTGGATATCGACAAGTTTGCCCCCAGGCTGTCTTTTTTCTTCGGTATCGGCATGAATTTTTTCATGGACATTGCCATGCTCAGAGCGGCCCGGTTTTTGTGGGCCGAGCTGATGAGTCAGTTCAATCCCAAAAACCCCAAATCCAAGATGCTGCGGACCCACTGCCAGACATCGGGGTGGAGCCTGACCCAGCAGGATCCTTACAACAACATTGTCCGCACCACCCTGGAGTGCCTGTCCGCCGTGCTGGGCGGCACCCAGAGCCTGCACACCAACTCCTTTGACGAAGCCGTGGGCCTGCCCACGGAACTCTCTGCCCGGATTTCCCGCAACACCCAGATCATTGTTCAGGAGGAATCCCATATCTGTGATGTGGTGGATCCTCTGGGCGGGTCCTATTATGTGGAAACCCTGACCCAGAACATCATCGACGAGGTCCGAAAGATCCTGCAAGAGATCGAGGACCTGGGCGGCATGGCCAAAGCCATCGAGTCAGGCATGCCCAAGATGCGCATCGAAGAGGTGGCGGCAAAGCGCCAGGCCCGCATCGACCAGGGCAAGGATGT
Above is a window of Desulfotignum balticum DSM 7044 DNA encoding:
- a CDS encoding type IV pilus twitching motility protein PilT; amino-acid sequence: MAQIDAFFKLMHDQGASDLHLSSGQQPALRLNGDIERIKYDRLTSDKLRAMLYEITSQEKIKVFEETGDVDFGYEIPGLARYRANYFMQKNGLSAVFREIPSDILTAEQLGLPSVISKLADLPRGLVLVTGPTGSGKSTTLAAIIDQANRSRKDHIITVEDPIEFVHKSQSCIVNHREVGTHTDTFSAALRGALREDPDIILVGELRDLETISLAIEAASTGHLVFGTLHTSSAAKTVDRIIEVFPSSEQAQIRSTLSDGLRAVVAQVLFKRIDKKGRCAALEILVATPAVRNLIRESKTHQIPSMIQTGKQYGMQLLDDSIMTLYKKGWISPDEAYSKANNKSIFRPFLKTPPTDFTEA
- a CDS encoding type IV pilus twitching motility protein PilT, whose translation is MKKQQVDQILSRMLTAHPNVSDLNLTPGKPLQVESSGKLTRVQMDPDFERLTPFQTEIIALNLIHNDRKLTETLLREGSCDLSYQLGTQARFRVNIFSRSGKYAIILRKLETQIPTIEDLNLPDPFFKMAEEKNGIIFVTGGTGSGKSTSLAALLDRINDTQAVHVITLEDPIEYQHPQKQSTFNQRELGMDFDTFASGLRAALRQAPKVILVGEMRDRETVEIGLSAAETGHLVLSTLHTVDAGQTINRILGMFSTQEEKQIRVRLADTLRWVVAQRLLPKTGGGRVAAFEIMASNLRVRDSILNGESEGKTFNEIIMAGKHQGMVTFDEYIVTLFREGKIDESVAMAYASRKDMVGRGLDSIKSARGESTTQIDSLEIDRGYKGGPES
- a CDS encoding zinc-ribbon domain-containing protein gives rise to the protein MNIQCKNCHSQFNIPDHKIPKDRDAVLNCPKCKEKIIIPAQKSGTGASVGSGSGLRPETAVQNQPRTLILALEGPFLQPAVAAAGQLGYTVETAPNKAEAIKKMAYHVYPLIMLEDRFDPDGDIVSAHMDTLDMSVRRSICLVLMGSSFTTGDPMTALHASVNGVVGPDNLSQMPGVLSQMIQAHTDFYRVYMDSMKAAGKA
- a CDS encoding transglycosylase domain-containing protein; this translates as MKGILSIWRAARLVFFTGLILVCTGIFLLTLLILYTASDLPRLPEDLSRIIETPQSLVYNASGQVVLRLGERESVPLNRVSPDFINAIVATEDHRFFQHHGINKLRTAKALYVTLFEPGRVEGASTITQQLAKNLFFSFEQSFSRKFRELLVSFQIEVTHSKAEILEVYINQIHFGAGAQGIEKAADTFFGKSARDLTLSEAALLAGLPKSPTAYNPFRHMDRALKRRQLVLQRMKDTGYISEDQAALAASDIPELNREKKDARSGSYFLDALVKSLIDVYGENVVYNGGIRVYATLDPRLQDLAKLSLRQGLDRLDQEMGISGEKPSRPQGALVAIEPATGAVRAMVGGRDYFDSEFNRATHARRQAGSGFKPFVYYAAFEKDGLHPGTLMTDQSVTIPVTGAPDWQPRNFERRFQGNMVLKTALTRSVNTVAAQLVQRTGPDAVIDTARRCGINSPMQDVFSIALGTADVTPLEMTAAFSVFANSGIRHDPFLFWRVEDAFGRVLFEHIVQDQPVLDPAIAYQVVDMMKAVVDTGSGRRVRDHGFTRSCAGKTGTSNNFMDAWFTGFTPTLCTSVWVGFDKRDPLRDKNGAGITGGRGAAPIWARFMQQALADEPERNFPVPREIRFEKIDPDTGCPMDSRDSRPGIIVAVKRGQVLCGETVR
- a CDS encoding SPOR domain-containing protein — protein: MIPWLRNISIRLWLTLMVAVPACFYFLPWFSQLSSRPWQAGFFIGLTGVCFGVISALMHLAGVRMIQKRIHEAKVWEQAGIPARAEKKYLQAVRIYDSFLPSPVRSKKLTLLMTRSLARFALTFDRKSDAFRQAVWVYLSLEPHDDALAALWLEQLAKDDEVTTRDQALLTRLAQTHHRNSGLVPLLARVFLDTGRMDFIARQVYAKVMEDPDLKIDFQQDIQRLTGTPFRKKAVYSDEAIREASGKQAISGKTIRPSVPVAGILEKIRQAGRNLRYRVAGAGWAAIPFINPHDGSGRSIQARWRFYLKAGIIGALCAGALMFIFYPVFFVDEPEPVEKTKTVIEERVPKPFTIQVAAYLKENHARQFVVNLTQKGVDARIKTTTGGGNTWYLIQVSEFEDRQMAAAYGNHLISENIIEEFFVSNKD
- a CDS encoding tRNA dihydrouridine synthase, which translates into the protein MTPSDLARYLKTPLAIGDKTINGRMVLAPMAGIGHVAFRELIAEQGGCALLFTGMCSAKAVPHENPAISMVFRWRTRELPSTVCQIFGSDPADMARAARRIEKEGFFGVDLNFGCSVAAICKKGCGAALLKTPDQAVRIVAAVRQAVDIPVFVKFRTGWADDPQFAADMASRFEHAGADALTFHPRVAPDRRNRPPRWDAITKVNQAVAIPVFGNGNVFTMEDGIRMLTQTKCQGLSLGRMAVAQPWIFARWTNAAQVDEAIYHTTARRLLDLLDHHYPAPFNLKLFKKFAPYFCANFKFSLFLLKQINQAKTMEEMKQRIDDLFVPCPKTLSVPNLSLFV
- the mce gene encoding methylmalonyl-CoA epimerase encodes the protein MKILKIDHLGIAVNSIDGRKNFWTDGLGLSLEGTETVEEQKVTTAFLPVGESEVELLESTASDGPIAKYIEKKGEGIQHVAFQVENIEEALAELKEKGIQLIDQTPRKGAGGAKIAFLHPKATAGVLVELCER
- the scpA gene encoding methylmalonyl-CoA mutase, whose product is MSHPSDIQKWEALAEKELRGKPLSSLTKKTPEGIDIKPLYTDLDTQDLACAGTLPGFDPFVRGPKATMYAGRPWTIRQYAGFSTAKESNEFYRKNLAAGQKGLSVAFDLATHRGYDSDHPRVAGDVGKAGVAIDSVEDMKILFDQIPLDQMSVSMTMNGAVLPILAGYIVAAEEQGVSHEQLTGTIQNDILKEYLTRNTYIYPPEPSMRIISDIIGFCSDHMPKFNTISISGYHIMEAGADSVLQTAFTLADGLEYVKAALATGLDIDKFAPRLSFFFGIGMNFFMDIAMLRAARFLWAELMSQFNPKNPKSKMLRTHCQTSGWSLTQQDPYNNIVRTTLECLSAVLGGTQSLHTNSFDEAVGLPTELSARISRNTQIIVQEESHICDVVDPLGGSYYVETLTQNIIDEVRKILQEIEDLGGMAKAIESGMPKMRIEEVAAKRQARIDQGKDVIVGVNKYRVDDETPIPVREVSEEVRNEQVARLEQTRKTRDGEAVKKALDEITAACETGGNLLAACLPAVRARATVGEISDAMEKVFTRFVATTQCISGVYAQNTDPEILASLRKRTADFEKQTGRRPRILLSKMGQDGHDRGVKVIATAYADFGFDVDLGPMFQTPEEAAKMAVENDVHVVGVSSLAAGHKTLVPQVIDELEKQGASDIQVVVGGIIPPGDYAFLKTAGAAGIFGPGTVVTDSANQILNILGA